A segment of the Delphinus delphis chromosome 20, mDelDel1.2, whole genome shotgun sequence genome:
CAAGTTGCAGCTCAGTCCTCTTGTATGTGAAAAACTCTTTATGGTTGCCAGAACAACCGAATATACTCTGAGGTGCAATAATTAATAGAGTAtctagaaggagggaggggatgggccTGCCTTGCCATGTGAGAGGCAGAGCATACCTCGAGTATCGTTCTGAACCCCCCTTTCAAAATGACAGACCCAAGCAAAGTGTATAGAGTGGAAAAGTCCAAGGAACTGGGGGTGTGTGTTCTGGAAACTAGAAGCCACTGGTGATGGGGGCACCCCTTTCATGTCTATCTGGAGGAAGGGCCTCGTGGAGGAGAGTAGACACGTGAAGCTTGTGGTTAAACTAATTATGCAGGAAGGTTCAGGGTGCCTAGCCATTATCTATTTCTAAGTATTGTAGGGAGCTGAAGCTTGAAAACAGTAGCCAACACTCACCTTTCCTCATCTCTTCAACCTGGTGAGTTTGTTTTACATCAGCCTGGCGTAATCTATCCCAGTCTGTTTGTTCTGTAGCACTCCCTGTGTCTTTCTGAGACTTcttattttcagatgagaaagggCTGCACAGATGCCCAGGCCCTGCCAAGAGCTGGTCAGGAGGCTTATTGTTCACTGTGGACGGAACTGTGTGTATACAGTGGGTTCTGCCTGCCTGGTGTCTAGTGCTGTATCAGCCTGCAGAGGATAATTCTGGTAGTGCTTCCCAGGTTGGTAAAGCTGTGGTTTCTAAAACTGGATATGTAGTCGGGGGGCAGCTGCCTGAAAGATCCAGCATGCTTTAAGTTCAGGGCAGAGTACAGGCCTACAGGGTTTAAAGGTTTACAGAGGCTCTCACAGAGTTCTTAGGAGGTTCCAGAGGATCGCTCCCCTCCACTGGCAGCTCATATATGCCTCTGGAGTAAGCACACACTTTTCTTCCTGGATCTACTGGTGTATTGAATCACACGTCTAAGCATCCCTTCCCTAGGTCTCAACTTTAGGGAAACTATCTTCTCTTTTCAGCCTAGAGAAGTGAGTTGGGGCAGTAGAAAGAAGCAGAGATCCCTTTAAGTCCATCTCATAAAACTCTTGGGTCGATGGAGGACTTTCCTAGCTGGCTGGCTCCTCTCTGGCCCATGAGGTCAAGGATGGTTTCTGGCCTCCATGCTGAACCACACAGCAATTAGTTGGTTCTGAGGTTTGCCCTGTTGCAGGCTCTCAGTCCAGGTCTATTTCTCTTTCCCCCAAAGCTGTGAAATAGAAAGTGAACTCTCCCTTTGAGCCCTAACCTGAGATACATGATCAGGCTTCTGCTTGACTGAGAAGGAGGTTGCTTTTAACTGTATGAGTGTATTGTGAAAAGGAACGGCTGTCTTTTAAAGCTTCCTTTCAGGGCCTTTCTAGTTGATGTTGGACAAGTAGGCCAACATAAAGGTCTGTGACTGACAGAGTCCCGGGCCTGGCAATATCTCTTAACAGTGTATTCCTGCTGCCTGGAACCCAGGGGCTTTCTGGATCTCTTGGGAAGCACTGGGTTATGTTTTGCCTTTCCAGAAAGCCATTGATCTGGTGACAAAAGCCACAGAAGAGGATAAAGCCAAGAACTACGAGGAGGCCCTCCGGCTCTACCAGCATGCCGTGGAGTATTTCCTGCATGCTATCAAATGTGAGTCCCACGTGGGGTCCTCCCCAGCCGCAGAGCCCCTGCGAGAGGAGGGCGGGCACACGGGGGCTCGCAGGGGCCCCTACGTGGTTCCTCTTTGCAGATGAGGCACACAGCGACAAAGCCAAGGAGAGCATTCGAGCCAAGTGCATGCAGTACCTAGACCGGGCAGAGAAGCTGAAGGATTATTTACGAAATAAAGAGAAGCATGGCAAGAAGCCAGTCAAAGAGAACCAGAGCGAGAGCAAGGGGTGAGTACGGAGGAGCGGAGGACCTGGTGGGGACCAGAGCCCCCACGAACAGGTGTCTGTTTCCTGTGTCGCCGTCGTCTTGGTGCTGATGCTGCTGTGGACTTTCCTGGCACCTTCCTTTTGGGAAATTCTGTTCATAATAGTGATAATGCCTGCAGCTGCCTTCGTCAGGCACTTTACAGGAAACTTCCACTTATCAATACATCATCTCATTGGATCTGTATGGAAAAGCTGTGGGCAAGGTGGGGAGCCAGACTCTGAGGATCTAGCCCAGCTGTGCCACTTCctagccgtgtgaccttggacaagtgccATGACCCTCCTGGGCCTGCACGTTCCTCATCTGTAGGAGGAGGAAGGTAGTGGGACTTCCCTCCTAGTGTTGCTCTGAGGAGCAAATGAGACGATGCGGGTAAGGCCCTGAGAAGAGGGCTTGGAGCGCAGTAAGGATCGAATAAATGTCAGCTGTTGTTATTCTCATCTTCATCTGACAGATATGGCAGcagactcagagaggttcaggGATGGCCACAGAGCTGGTACTTGATGGAGTCTGGACCTACACCCGAGGCCTCTGTTTCTGACTTTAAAGCCATGTTCCCTCTACAGCCTGTCACCTCCCATCTGTGTTTTGAGCACAAAGGCCAGTGGTGTCCTGGAGGTGAGGGGAGGGTGCCCAGCTGGGGAGTAGGAGAGAGGAAGGTGGTGTGTCAGCTGCCTCCCCAGAGTGGGAGGCCCTGCTCCTAGACGGAGAGGACACGCCTGTGCTTAGACTCCTGGACAGAGAGGACATGCCTGTGCCCAGAGTGCGAGACACACTGAGGTAGGGGCAGGAGGGCAAGCACCTTCAGGAGGGCTGGAAGAGTTTTAAGGATGGCAAGTTACTTATGTCCGAATAGGGATTGGCCCTGGAGGCACAGCCACTTGCTGTCCTGTTTTGAGTCCCTATGAAAGGCCAGTAACAGCTCCAAGTGCTTGCCTGGCTGCTCTTGAAGTCCAGCCAAAGCACAGGTCCCTCACCAGCCTGCTAGAGAGGACACATGCTGCGATTCTTATGCCCTTGATGAAGAAGCGAGGGTGGGTTATGAGAGTGTTTCCTGGAGGATCCAGAGGGGAGTGCTGATGATATGTGGCCCCGACATCCCCGAGGTGCCTGTCTGTGGGTCTCTCACCACTGTTGAGTAGGGAAAGCATCTTTTTAGCACCAGGCTGGCAGCCAGAGCCTGGCCTTGCTCTGAGAGCCCCCTTGCCAACTGCCTCTTGCTCCAGCCTGTCAtcttctgtctcctttcccaGCAGCGATAGTGACAGTGAAGGGGATaatccagagaaaaagaaattgcaaGAACAGCTGATGGGTAAGAGGCTTGAGGCCTGTGGTGATGGGAGGGGGACGTGGCAAGGAGCCCCTGGTGAGTTGGGCTCCAGGTCGAAGGCTCTGCCCTCATCTTGCAGGTGCTGTCGTGATGGAGAAGCCCAACATTCGGTGGAATGACGTGGCCGGGCTGGAGGGGGCCAAGGAGGCCCTCAAAGAAGCTGTCATTTTGCCAATTAAATTCCCACACTTGTTCACAGGTAAGAGTTGAGCCACTTTAGGCCCAGATGCAAAAATATCAggcttctgggaattccctggcggtccagtggttaggactctgcgctgtcactgctgtggtctcgggtcagtccctggtcggggaactaacatcccgcaagccgcgtggcgtggccaaaaaaaaaaaaagaaaaatcaggcttCTGAGGCCACCAGCTGAGGGCCCCCATTATGAAGGTGTCCAGGTGGCAGATGGTGACTTGGCTCCCTTTTGCCCTTAGCAGGCAAGGGCCCAGGGCCTGCTCATCACGGTCATCTACTCCTTGGCTTCTCTTCAGTGTCAGAAACACTTCTGTGGCTAGAACTTTGACTTGACCATCTCAGTGGTAGGCAGGGTTAGGAACCAGTGCCAGCCAGTGTCACTTTGCCAGGTCCTGGGGGTCATGAGCCAGGGCTAGGATCAAGCCCTCGGCAGGTGATTTAGTTCCCTTTGCTCCTTTGCTCCTAGAGCAAAGTTGTCATGTAGAACTTTTCATTTCTGCCTGTGTTTACCATGACTGAGGCCCCTCTGcttttttctgttccctttccCCAGTCAGGAAGAAGCTTACTTCAGTTCATTCTTTCTCGTAGGCAAGCGTACCCCTTGGCGGGGAATACTGCTCTTCGGACCCCCTGGCACAGGGAAATCCTACCTGGCCAAAGCAGTGGCAACGGAGGCCAACAACTCTAccttcttctctgtgtcctcctCAGACTTGATGTCTAAGTGGTTGGGGGAGAGTGAGAAGTAAGTCAGCCGCCAGGCTCCACTCTCCTGGCAGCCCTGGCAGCTGCTCGTGGTCCAGCTTCCCTGCCCTTGGAATCACCTCCCAGAGGAGCCGCTGTGGATGGCCAGGAAGAGTAGCTGGGAGAGGGGTATCTTGCTAGCTCGTCAGGTGGGACACGGTCCTCACAGAGCCAACGGAGACTGGAAGGGAACTTGGGAGCCATAAGTCCTcatgaagggaagggaaaggcgCTCACAGTAACTGGGTTTCAGCTGAGTGTTCTCTGTTGGGGACTTTATACAGTTAACTTATTCCCCACACCggctcccattttgcagatgatcaAACTGAGGCGGAGAGGAAGGGAAGTGACTTGTCCTCAGACCAGAGCTAATGAACGGGGCTGCCAGGATTTGGAGTTGTTGCCAAGGCTTGCTCTTCCTCTCAGTGCAGTGCTGCCAGAGGATCTGTTACCACTATTTTTTCTGTCGTCTCAGCCTCTCCAAGGGAAGGGCAAGAGGAGAGGTGGTGCCTGGGACACCGGCTGGGCATGTGTGCAGGTGTCTGGATCCCAACCCTGTGTCTCACCCTCACAGGCTAGTCAAGAACCTGTTTGAGCTGGCCAGGCAGCACAAGCCCTCCATCATCTTCATTGACGAGGTGGATTCGCTCTGCGGATCCCGCAACGAAAATGAGAGTGAGGCCGCCCGAAGGATCAAAACGGAGTTCCTGGTCCAGATGCAGGGTGTGTGCCAGTCCTGGGTCCCCTCCCTGGTTCTCGTCCCCCGCTAAAGCCAGCCTAGGGCGTCATTATTTAGCTGTGGCTGGACCTGACTGTCCTTTCAGTGGAGGGGATATCAGAGAAGCAATTCTTAGCTCCTTCTCATTGAGGAGAGGTTACTGCAGCCTTGGCTGGCCACCTCTCCGCCCCTCCCAAGGCAGGCAGGGCTGTAGGGCTCTTCACCCAACTAAAGCCAGCCAGGTTCCTGACGGTGGTGTCACAGGGACAGCTCCAGTTCAGGACGCAAAGTCCCTGAGGTCCTTCCCACAGGTTCTGACTGATCCTTGCAGGTGTTGAGTTGGCGTCTgtgtttccctttctccacaggGGTGGGGAATAACAATGATGGGACTCTGGTACTTGGTGCCACAAACATCCCGTGGGTTTTGGATTCAGCCATTAGAAGGAGGTGAGTGTTCCCCAGTAGGAGCCAGGGCCCAAGATCTGTCTCCAGCCGTGGTCAACCTGCTGCTGGCAGCAGGGGGTGCAGCCTGACCCCGTTTCTCTGGCGGCTTCTCCGTGTCTGCAGAGCCCTTAGTGAAGCCGGCTTCTGGAGGGCCCCCCGAGCCTCTCCATTGAGACCATCCCGCCATCCACTCTCAAGTCGTGCCATGTGCTTGTTTCTCTAGGTTTGAAAAGCGAATTTATATCCCATTGCCGGAGGAGGCTGCCCGTGCCCAGATGTTCCGGTTGCATCTGGGGAGCACTCCTCACAACCTCACAGACGCCAACATCCACGAGCTGGCCCGGAAGACGGAAGGCTACTCGGGCGCAGACATCAGCATCATCGTGCGGGATTCCCTCATGCAGCCCGTGAGGAAAGTACAGTCAGCGACACACTTCAAAAAGGTGAGTGGGCCAGCAAGGAATTGCTTAGAAAGTGTCACAGGAAAGGGGATATTGGCTTTCTGGCTGCTTGGGTGACACATTTTGGGTCTCCTGGGGAGCCAAGGGTAAGTGCATGGTGAGCTCTCTGACTCCAGGGGCTGGGGTTACACCTGCTTCCACCTCCCCTGCAGTTCTGGCTGGAGGGCAACCATCTCAGATTGTGTGATGCTAGAGGACAGGGCACCGTGACTGTCACCTCTGCCACCCCTGCAGTCAGCACTGTGCTGATGCGCATGGTAGACCCTGCTGCATGTCTGAAAGCAGTGGGTGCAAAATCACACACCATGAAGAAGAACTCCATTCATGCAGCAGATGTTTGTCAGGTGTCGCCGAGggtcctactgtgtgcctggcactgttctaggtgttggGGAGACACTTGTGACCAcagcagacaaaaatccctgccctagggcttccctggtggcgcagtggttgagaatctgcctgctaatgcaggggacacgggttcgagccctggtctgggaggatcccac
Coding sequences within it:
- the VPS4A gene encoding vacuolar protein sorting-associated protein 4A isoform X1; this translates as MTTSTLQKAIDLVTKATEEDKAKNYEEALRLYQHAVEYFLHAIKYEAHSDKAKESIRAKCMQYLDRAEKLKDYLRNKEKHGKKPVKENQSESKGSDSDSEGDNPEKKKLQEQLMGAVVMEKPNIRWNDVAGLEGAKEALKEAVILPIKFPHLFTGKRTPWRGILLFGPPGTGKSYLAKAVATEANNSTFFSVSSSDLMSKWLGESEKLVKNLFELARQHKPSIIFIDEVDSLCGSRNENESEAARRIKTEFLVQMQGVGNNNDGTLVLGATNIPWVLDSAIRRRFEKRIYIPLPEEAARAQMFRLHLGSTPHNLTDANIHELARKTEGYSGADISIIVRDSLMQPVRKVQSATHFKKVCGPSRTNPSIMIDDLLTPCSPGDPGAMEMTWMDVPGDKLLEPVVCMSDMLRSLATTRPTVNADDLLKVKKFSEDFGQES
- the VPS4A gene encoding vacuolar protein sorting-associated protein 4A isoform X2, yielding MTTSTLQKAIDLVTKATEEDKAKNYEEALRLYQHAVEYFLHAIKYEAHSDKAKESIRAKCMQYLDRAEKLKDYLRNKEKHGKKPVKENQSESKGDSDSEGDNPEKKKLQEQLMGAVVMEKPNIRWNDVAGLEGAKEALKEAVILPIKFPHLFTGKRTPWRGILLFGPPGTGKSYLAKAVATEANNSTFFSVSSSDLMSKWLGESEKLVKNLFELARQHKPSIIFIDEVDSLCGSRNENESEAARRIKTEFLVQMQGVGNNNDGTLVLGATNIPWVLDSAIRRRFEKRIYIPLPEEAARAQMFRLHLGSTPHNLTDANIHELARKTEGYSGADISIIVRDSLMQPVRKVQSATHFKKVCGPSRTNPSIMIDDLLTPCSPGDPGAMEMTWMDVPGDKLLEPVVCMSDMLRSLATTRPTVNADDLLKVKKFSEDFGQES